A part of Polynucleobacter sp. MG-Unter2-18 genomic DNA contains:
- a CDS encoding class I SAM-dependent methyltransferase yields the protein MIPTPPTPSQMPAPPWSSWEKWLQSPPGRYVLAWEQKCFNQIVADVFGFYAVQIGLPQMNTLAENRMPLQALLIHTHDRQKQVDQFKWHQIEGNANELPFASESIDLLVMPHVLEFAADPHQILREAERVLRPEGRLIISGFNPASLWGMRQYLSRLIGSPYLPRDGQFIGLLRIKDWLQLLNFSLDRGHFGCYKLPLSGESGMARMDFMEPAGNRWWPIFGAVFLVSAIKRQQGIRLIGQVQGLRIPAITQLNPVAESRQQLVNKQDRVN from the coding sequence ATGATACCAACCCCACCCACACCTTCTCAGATGCCTGCGCCACCCTGGAGTTCCTGGGAAAAGTGGCTTCAGTCACCTCCAGGGCGCTATGTACTGGCCTGGGAGCAGAAATGCTTCAATCAGATCGTGGCTGATGTATTTGGTTTTTATGCCGTGCAAATTGGTTTGCCGCAAATGAACACCTTGGCAGAAAACCGCATGCCCTTGCAAGCCCTGCTCATTCATACTCATGATCGCCAAAAACAGGTTGACCAGTTTAAATGGCATCAGATTGAAGGCAACGCCAATGAGCTGCCTTTTGCTTCTGAATCCATCGATTTATTAGTGATGCCACATGTCTTGGAATTTGCCGCTGATCCCCATCAAATTCTCAGAGAAGCTGAGCGCGTCCTTCGCCCTGAGGGCCGCTTGATTATTTCTGGATTCAACCCGGCCAGTCTTTGGGGTATGCGTCAATATCTCAGCAGATTGATCGGTAGTCCCTATTTACCAAGAGATGGTCAATTTATAGGCTTACTCAGAATTAAAGATTGGTTGCAACTATTAAATTTCTCACTCGATAGAGGCCATTTTGGCTGCTACAAACTACCCTTGAGTGGTGAGTCAGGCATGGCTAGAATGGACTTTATGGAACCTGCTGGCAATCGCTGGTGGCCTATTTTTGGAGCCGTATTCTTAGTTTCCGCCATTAAGCGCCAGCAAGGTATTCGCCTCATCGGACAGGTCCAAGGTCTGCGCATCCCAGCCATCACTCAATTGAACCCAGTAGCTGAAAGTCGCCAGCAGTTGGTAAATAAGCAAGACCGAGTAAATTAA
- the gloB gene encoding hydroxyacylglutathione hydrolase, whose translation MVKNTLLQVWPIPAFDDNYLWCIHDGQSALIVDPGDAAPVLQYLEQNKLTLKGILITHHHADHTGGILTILNTLGSSIPVYGPAAIDIPGRTHAVMEGDKIEVTAPRISLEVYEVPGHTLSHIAYFANMQANVVEPMLFCGDTLFASGCGRLFEGTPTQMSQSLAKFIALPKNTLVYCTHEYTLSNIRFALAVEPNNANLITWAETAKALRDQRLPTLPTTIGQELQVNPFMRCDQQAVIDAALEVSGEKSLPTPAHVLAVIRAWKDRF comes from the coding sequence ATGGTGAAGAATACTTTATTGCAAGTTTGGCCGATACCGGCTTTTGATGACAATTACCTCTGGTGTATCCATGATGGCCAGTCTGCCTTGATCGTTGATCCAGGTGATGCTGCCCCCGTGCTGCAATATCTCGAGCAAAATAAATTGACTCTGAAGGGTATTTTAATTACCCATCACCATGCAGACCATACCGGGGGCATCCTTACTATATTGAATACCCTCGGCTCGTCTATCCCGGTATATGGCCCAGCTGCAATTGATATTCCAGGCCGCACGCATGCCGTGATGGAGGGTGACAAGATCGAAGTGACTGCACCACGTATTAGCCTTGAGGTTTACGAAGTGCCTGGCCATACTTTGAGTCACATTGCTTACTTTGCGAACATGCAGGCCAATGTAGTTGAGCCTATGCTGTTCTGTGGCGATACCTTGTTTGCGTCTGGCTGCGGTCGCTTGTTTGAGGGCACTCCAACCCAGATGAGCCAGTCTCTCGCGAAGTTCATCGCCTTACCTAAAAACACTCTGGTGTATTGCACACATGAATACACCTTATCCAATATTCGCTTTGCGCTGGCGGTTGAACCTAATAATGCCAACCTGATTACTTGGGCGGAAACTGCTAAAGCTCTGCGCGATCAACGGCTACCAACATTACCAACGACCATTGGACAAGAATTGCAAGTCAATCCATTCATGCGCTGTGATCAACAGGCGGTCATCGATGCGGCCCTTGAGGTCTCGGGTGAAAAATCTCTACCCACACCTGCTCATGTCTTAGCGGTAATTCGGGCATGGAAGGATCGGTTCTGA
- a CDS encoding transglycosylase SLT domain-containing protein, giving the protein MEGSVLMLWRYAAILLISVLTGCASTGDWSSDVPTRQDPRASNAKRVNLKNQSVSDLYAPSSNLWIRIRDGFEMEPMNTPLEIEQVRWLSARPEYVQRSMARSSRYLFYIVQEVNARKMPTEIALLPFVESAFVTHAKSSAKAMGLWQFMPATGKDFQLTQNVFRDERRDVLQSTDAALDYLQRLHKQFGSWDLALAAYNWGAGNVSKAQKRNLAAGLPTDYLSLKMPNETRNYVPKLMAYRQIVLDPKAYGIVLPDLENHPYFVAVDVGSDIDVSLVIQLSEIPESEFHSLNPSFNKPVILSNANQQILLPFGHAEVFQENLKKYTKPLSSWTAVQVTKTESVDQAAKTLGVDAETLRAVNGIPKGMRIRAGSTVLVPKTNHRPGDISVALAENGSLNLLKSGPPAPKNCSKGAKCPVVKIGKAGTKGNSSANNAATQHKSASTGLAKSAKNGSSNTTSSTPKASTSKGASKIQ; this is encoded by the coding sequence ATGGAAGGATCGGTTCTGATGTTGTGGCGCTATGCGGCGATATTGCTGATTTCGGTACTAACAGGTTGCGCTAGTACTGGAGATTGGTCTTCTGATGTGCCGACTCGTCAGGATCCGCGCGCCTCTAATGCGAAGCGGGTAAATTTAAAAAACCAATCTGTCAGCGATCTGTACGCACCATCAAGCAATCTCTGGATTCGGATTCGGGATGGTTTCGAGATGGAGCCCATGAACACGCCGCTGGAGATCGAGCAAGTGCGCTGGCTTAGCGCACGCCCAGAATATGTCCAACGCTCAATGGCTCGCTCATCACGTTATCTGTTTTATATCGTGCAAGAAGTCAATGCACGCAAGATGCCAACCGAGATCGCTTTACTCCCGTTTGTCGAGAGCGCATTCGTGACGCATGCCAAATCTAGCGCAAAGGCCATGGGCTTGTGGCAATTTATGCCGGCAACCGGTAAAGATTTTCAGTTAACGCAAAACGTCTTTAGGGATGAGCGAAGGGATGTCTTGCAATCTACTGATGCCGCCTTAGATTACTTGCAACGTCTTCATAAACAGTTTGGCAGTTGGGATCTTGCCTTAGCTGCGTATAACTGGGGTGCAGGTAATGTCTCAAAAGCGCAAAAACGTAATCTTGCTGCTGGACTCCCTACGGATTACTTGAGTCTCAAGATGCCCAATGAGACTCGCAACTATGTTCCAAAGTTAATGGCCTACCGGCAGATTGTTTTAGATCCAAAAGCCTATGGCATTGTTCTGCCAGATTTAGAAAACCATCCTTATTTCGTTGCCGTGGATGTCGGGTCTGATATTGATGTGTCTCTAGTAATTCAGTTAAGCGAAATTCCAGAGAGCGAGTTTCATAGCTTGAACCCTTCTTTCAATAAGCCAGTCATCTTGAGTAATGCTAATCAGCAAATCTTGCTACCGTTTGGGCATGCTGAGGTCTTCCAAGAAAATCTCAAGAAGTACACCAAGCCACTATCTTCATGGACTGCGGTACAGGTGACTAAGACTGAATCAGTCGACCAGGCTGCAAAAACACTGGGTGTGGATGCTGAAACCTTAAGAGCAGTCAATGGCATACCTAAAGGCATGAGAATTCGGGCGGGTTCAACGGTTTTAGTGCCTAAAACTAATCATCGCCCTGGGGATATCTCAGTAGCATTGGCAGAAAATGGCAGTCTTAATTTGCTTAAGTCAGGACCGCCAGCGCCTAAAAATTGTTCAAAAGGGGCTAAGTGCCCGGTAGTAAAGATTGGAAAAGCTGGCACTAAGGGTAATTCTTCAGCAAATAATGCTGCAACTCAGCATAAATCCGCATCGACAGGGCTTGCAAAATCTGCGAAAAATGGATCTTCGAATACAACTAGCTCGACTCCCAAGGCTTCAACTAGCAAGGGAGCTAGCAAGATTCAGTAA
- a CDS encoding propionate--CoA ligase, with protein MSYKSEHERSIKDPDGFWGEQAKLIHWEKPFNKVLDYANPPFAKWFEGGLTNLCYNAVDRHLKDRADQNALVAVSTETNLEKAYTYKELYEEVNRIAAIYKANGVQKGDRVLIYMPMIAEACFAMLACARIGAIHSVVFGGFASHSLASRIDDAKPKMIVTAEAGARGGKAVPYKPLLDEAIKLASYKPEKVLIVNRGLTEFATVAGRDLDYITERQKHLNDLVPIEWVDATHTSYILYTSGTTGKPKGVQRDTGGYAVALASTMKHIFCGNPGETMFCTSDIGWVVGHSYIIYAPLINGMATILYEGTPLRPDAGIWWELVEKYKVSVMFSAPTAVRVLKKQDPAFLTKYDLSSLRALFLAGEPLDEPTATWIHDAIKKPIVDNYWQTETGWPMLAIQRGVEVMPHKFGSPGVPSFGYNMKLLDDATSEELGPDRKGVIAIEGPLPPGCMQTVWGDDKRFVSTYWETIPGKTIYSTFDWGIKDADGYFFILGRTDDVINVAGHRLGTREIEESISSHPNISEVAVVGIEDKLKGQAAIAFVIPKDASDTATLEAECMKTVDTTLGAIARPGRVYVVTALPKTRSGKIVRRALQAVAEGRDPGDISTMEDQTVLAQIKTIIEQSAKS; from the coding sequence ATGTCCTATAAATCAGAACACGAACGCTCCATTAAAGACCCAGATGGATTCTGGGGAGAGCAGGCAAAACTCATTCATTGGGAAAAACCATTTAACAAGGTTCTGGATTACGCAAACCCTCCGTTTGCAAAATGGTTCGAGGGTGGATTAACCAACCTCTGCTACAACGCAGTTGATCGTCATCTCAAAGATCGTGCTGATCAGAATGCTTTAGTCGCTGTTTCAACAGAAACGAATCTAGAAAAAGCATACACATACAAAGAGCTTTACGAAGAAGTTAATCGCATTGCAGCCATCTACAAAGCGAACGGTGTTCAAAAGGGCGATCGCGTCCTGATTTACATGCCGATGATTGCTGAGGCCTGTTTCGCTATGCTCGCTTGTGCACGTATTGGTGCCATTCACTCTGTGGTGTTTGGTGGCTTTGCATCACATAGTTTGGCATCACGTATCGATGATGCAAAACCGAAAATGATTGTGACTGCAGAAGCGGGGGCGCGAGGTGGTAAAGCAGTCCCTTATAAGCCTTTACTCGATGAAGCAATCAAGCTCGCGAGCTACAAGCCTGAGAAAGTTCTGATTGTGAATCGTGGACTCACTGAGTTCGCTACAGTAGCTGGTCGCGATTTGGATTACATAACTGAACGCCAAAAGCACCTCAATGATTTGGTACCGATTGAGTGGGTGGATGCAACCCACACATCCTATATTTTGTATACCTCTGGTACTACTGGTAAACCCAAGGGCGTGCAACGTGACACCGGTGGTTATGCAGTTGCCTTGGCCTCCACCATGAAGCACATCTTCTGTGGTAACCCAGGTGAGACCATGTTCTGTACATCAGATATTGGTTGGGTAGTCGGTCATAGCTACATCATTTACGCGCCATTGATCAACGGCATGGCAACCATTCTTTACGAAGGTACTCCCTTGCGTCCTGATGCAGGTATTTGGTGGGAACTGGTTGAAAAGTACAAAGTATCAGTCATGTTTTCTGCACCAACTGCTGTTCGTGTTCTTAAGAAACAAGATCCTGCCTTCTTAACTAAATACGATCTCTCGAGCTTGCGTGCTTTGTTCTTGGCAGGCGAGCCTTTGGATGAGCCAACCGCAACCTGGATACATGATGCGATTAAGAAGCCGATCGTAGATAACTATTGGCAGACAGAAACAGGTTGGCCAATGCTGGCAATCCAGCGTGGGGTAGAAGTGATGCCACACAAGTTTGGCTCACCTGGTGTCCCATCATTTGGTTACAACATGAAGCTATTAGATGACGCTACTTCGGAAGAGTTGGGTCCAGATCGGAAGGGCGTAATTGCGATTGAGGGTCCTTTACCTCCGGGCTGCATGCAAACTGTCTGGGGTGATGACAAGCGTTTTGTGAGTACTTATTGGGAAACTATCCCCGGTAAGACCATTTACTCTACTTTTGACTGGGGCATCAAAGATGCGGATGGCTACTTCTTTATCTTAGGCCGAACTGATGACGTGATTAACGTTGCCGGTCATCGCTTAGGCACCCGTGAAATTGAAGAGAGCATTTCTAGTCACCCAAATATCTCAGAAGTGGCAGTAGTGGGTATTGAGGACAAACTGAAGGGTCAGGCTGCGATTGCCTTTGTGATTCCAAAGGATGCCTCTGATACGGCTACTCTAGAAGCTGAGTGCATGAAGACCGTAGATACCACTCTAGGTGCAATTGCTCGTCCAGGTCGGGTTTATGTAGTCACAGCCTTGCCCAAGACTCGCTCAGGCAAGATCGTCCGCCGTGCTCTCCAAGCTGTAGCTGAAGGGCGCGATCCTGGCGACATCAGCACAATGGAAGATCAAACTGTTTTAGCCCAAATTAAGACCATCATCGAGCAAAGCGCAAAGTCTTAA
- the carA gene encoding glutamine-hydrolyzing carbamoyl-phosphate synthase small subunit, whose protein sequence is MLPSFPPAVLALADGTLFPGLSIGAPGETTGEVVFNTALTGYQEIITDPSYSRQIVTLTYPHIGNVGVNAQDAESDQIHAAGLVVKDLSKRVSNFRSEETLDSYLIKAGVVGISGIDTRKLTRILRDKGAQSGAIVAGKMGEDVEVLGKKALELAKAFPGMAGLDLAKVVTTKSPYQRREAEWDLHGPDGKPAYRTLDASKPIKKVVAYDFGVKRNILRMLTERGCELTIVPAQTSATEVLAMNPDGVFFSNGPGDPGPCDYAIAAAKEIIEKGVPTFGICLGHQIMGLAAGAKTLKMKFGHHGANHPVKDLDTGRVAITSQNHGFAVDANTLPDNIRVTHVSLFDGSLQGLAWKDKPALCFQGHPEASPGPHDIAYLFDRFVELMNAAAVSNKGGK, encoded by the coding sequence TTGCTTCCTTCTTTTCCCCCCGCCGTGTTGGCCTTAGCCGACGGCACTCTATTTCCCGGTCTTAGTATTGGCGCTCCTGGCGAAACTACCGGCGAAGTTGTTTTCAATACCGCACTTACTGGTTATCAAGAGATCATCACTGATCCTAGCTACTCACGCCAAATTGTTACCTTGACTTACCCACACATCGGAAACGTTGGGGTAAACGCTCAAGATGCTGAGTCAGATCAGATTCATGCAGCTGGCTTAGTTGTAAAAGACCTCTCTAAGCGTGTCTCGAATTTTCGCTCTGAAGAAACTCTGGATAGTTACCTCATAAAAGCAGGGGTGGTTGGTATTTCTGGTATTGATACCCGTAAGCTCACTCGCATCCTGCGCGATAAGGGCGCTCAGTCCGGCGCTATTGTTGCTGGCAAGATGGGTGAGGACGTAGAGGTTCTTGGTAAGAAAGCCTTGGAGCTAGCTAAAGCTTTTCCAGGTATGGCTGGTTTAGATCTAGCTAAAGTTGTGACAACAAAGTCCCCATACCAAAGGCGCGAAGCTGAGTGGGATCTGCATGGTCCTGACGGTAAGCCCGCATACAGAACTCTAGATGCTAGTAAGCCAATCAAAAAAGTAGTTGCCTATGATTTTGGTGTGAAGCGTAATATTTTGCGCATGCTCACTGAGCGTGGCTGTGAGTTAACCATCGTTCCTGCGCAAACTAGCGCCACTGAAGTCCTGGCCATGAACCCGGATGGTGTGTTCTTCTCAAATGGCCCCGGAGATCCCGGCCCTTGCGATTACGCGATTGCCGCTGCAAAAGAAATTATTGAAAAGGGTGTTCCAACATTCGGCATTTGTTTAGGCCACCAAATTATGGGCTTAGCTGCTGGCGCTAAAACTTTGAAGATGAAATTTGGCCACCATGGTGCGAATCACCCTGTAAAGGATTTGGATACCGGGCGAGTTGCAATTACTTCTCAGAATCATGGTTTTGCAGTTGATGCAAATACTTTGCCTGACAACATTCGCGTTACGCACGTATCTTTATTTGATGGATCACTGCAAGGTCTGGCTTGGAAAGACAAGCCTGCTTTGTGTTTCCAAGGCCATCCTGAGGCCTCACCGGGCCCTCACGATATTGCCTATTTATTTGATCGTTTTGTGGAGCTCATGAATGCTGCCGCTGTTAGTAATAAGGGGGGCAAATAA
- the carB gene encoding carbamoyl-phosphate synthase large subunit: protein MPKRSDIKSILIIGAGPIVIGQACEFDYSGAQACKALRDEGYKVILVNSNPATIMTDPEMADVTYIEPITWEVVERIIATEKPDAILPTMGGQTALNCALDLHRHGVLEKYGCELIGASPEAIDKAEDRQKFKDAMTKIGLGSAKSGIAHSMDQAHEVQQRIQKETDSLGFPVVIRPSFTMGGSGGGIAYNREEFEEICKRGLDLSPTRELLIEESLLGWKEFEMEVVRDRADNCIIVCSIENLDPMGVHTGDSITVAPAQTLTDKEYQILRNASIAVLREIGVDTGGSNVQFSINPVDGRMIVIEMNPRVSRSSALASKATGFPIAKIAAKLAVGYTLDELKNDITGGATPASFEPSIDYVVTKIPRFAFEKFPQADSRLTTQMKSVGEVMAIGRTFQESFQKALRGLEVGVDGLDEVSTDLDDIIQEIGEPGPDRIWYLADAFRMGMGLDEVYNETKVDPWFLEQIEELITMETELKQRKLDSLSAPELRFIKQKGFSDRRLAKLLGVDASSVRAARHRLKVVPVYKRVDTCAAEFSTNTAYLYSTYEAEHGECESQPSTKDKIMVLGGGPNRIGQGIEFDYCCVHAALAMREDGYETIMVNCNPETVSTDYDTSDRLYFEPLTLEDVLEIVAIEKPKGVIVQYGGQTPLKLALDLEANGVPIIGTSPDMIDAAEDRERFQKLLHELNLRQPPNRTARAEDEALKLAEEIGYPLVVRPSYVLGGRAMEIVHDGRDLERYMREAVKVSHDSPVLLDRFLNDAIECDVDCISDGEQVFIGGVMEHIEQAGVHSGDSACSLPPYSLSDETIAEIKRQTAAMAKGLNVVGLMNVQFAIQHVDGKDVIYVLEVNPRASRTVPFVSKATGLQLAKIAARCMVGQTLKQQGILNEVKPAYFSVKEAVFPFNKFPGIDPILGPEMRSTGEVMGVGKTFGEALFKSQLGAGIKLPKSGTVLLTVKDSDKPKAVEVAKLLHQLGFPMVATKGTAAAIEAAGLPVRVVNKVKDGRPHIVDLIKNGEISLVFTTVDETRTAIADSRSIRTSAQANNVTYYTTISAARAVMDGLMTSQNGNKGSLEVYSLQNLHKTLN, encoded by the coding sequence ATGCCTAAGCGTAGCGACATTAAGAGCATTCTGATTATTGGCGCTGGTCCAATTGTGATTGGACAGGCCTGTGAGTTTGACTATTCTGGTGCACAAGCTTGTAAAGCTTTGCGTGATGAAGGTTACAAAGTCATTCTGGTAAACAGCAATCCTGCCACCATCATGACCGACCCTGAGATGGCCGATGTGACTTATATCGAGCCGATTACTTGGGAAGTGGTCGAGCGCATTATTGCGACTGAGAAACCTGATGCGATTTTGCCAACGATGGGTGGTCAAACTGCCTTGAACTGTGCACTCGATTTGCATCGCCATGGTGTCCTCGAGAAATACGGTTGCGAATTGATTGGCGCTTCACCAGAAGCAATTGATAAAGCGGAAGATCGTCAAAAGTTTAAAGATGCGATGACCAAGATTGGTCTGGGTTCTGCGAAGTCTGGCATTGCGCACTCCATGGATCAAGCGCATGAAGTGCAGCAACGTATTCAGAAAGAGACTGACAGTTTAGGTTTTCCAGTAGTTATCCGTCCTTCATTCACGATGGGTGGATCAGGTGGAGGTATTGCTTACAACCGTGAAGAGTTTGAAGAGATTTGTAAACGCGGTTTAGATTTATCACCAACCCGCGAGCTCCTGATTGAAGAGTCTCTCTTGGGTTGGAAAGAGTTCGAGATGGAAGTAGTGCGTGACCGCGCTGATAACTGCATCATCGTTTGCTCAATCGAAAACTTAGACCCGATGGGTGTGCATACCGGTGACTCGATCACCGTTGCTCCTGCACAAACCTTGACAGATAAAGAGTATCAAATTTTGCGCAACGCCTCGATTGCGGTCTTGCGTGAGATTGGTGTGGATACTGGTGGTTCAAACGTGCAGTTTTCGATTAATCCAGTTGATGGTCGGATGATCGTCATTGAGATGAACCCACGTGTGTCACGTTCATCTGCCTTGGCGTCTAAAGCAACCGGTTTCCCGATTGCTAAGATAGCTGCGAAGCTGGCAGTGGGCTACACCTTAGATGAGTTGAAGAATGACATCACCGGTGGCGCTACGCCAGCATCCTTTGAGCCATCAATCGATTACGTAGTTACGAAGATCCCCCGTTTTGCGTTTGAGAAATTCCCACAAGCAGATTCTCGTTTAACCACACAGATGAAGTCCGTAGGTGAGGTGATGGCCATTGGTCGCACCTTCCAAGAATCTTTCCAAAAAGCATTACGCGGTTTAGAGGTTGGTGTGGATGGTCTGGATGAAGTTTCTACAGACTTAGATGACATCATTCAAGAAATCGGTGAGCCAGGACCGGACCGTATTTGGTATCTGGCAGACGCGTTCCGTATGGGCATGGGCTTGGATGAGGTTTACAACGAGACGAAGGTGGATCCTTGGTTCTTGGAGCAAATCGAAGAACTCATCACCATGGAGACTGAGCTCAAGCAGCGTAAGCTCGATAGTTTGTCAGCACCTGAACTGCGTTTCATTAAGCAAAAAGGTTTCTCAGATCGCCGCTTAGCTAAATTATTGGGAGTAGATGCCTCTTCCGTTCGCGCTGCACGTCATCGCCTCAAAGTGGTGCCAGTCTATAAGCGAGTAGATACCTGTGCCGCTGAGTTCTCTACGAATACAGCTTATCTGTACTCCACTTATGAAGCAGAGCATGGTGAGTGTGAATCTCAGCCAAGCACTAAAGACAAGATCATGGTTTTGGGTGGCGGCCCTAACCGTATCGGTCAAGGTATTGAGTTTGACTACTGCTGCGTTCATGCGGCATTGGCAATGCGCGAAGATGGTTATGAAACCATCATGGTGAACTGCAATCCAGAAACGGTTTCTACTGATTACGACACGTCCGATCGCTTGTATTTTGAGCCTTTGACTCTCGAAGATGTTCTAGAGATCGTGGCAATTGAAAAGCCAAAAGGCGTCATCGTTCAGTATGGCGGCCAGACTCCCTTGAAGTTGGCTTTGGATCTCGAGGCCAATGGGGTGCCAATTATTGGTACATCACCAGACATGATTGATGCTGCAGAAGATCGCGAGCGTTTCCAAAAGCTATTGCATGAATTAAATTTGCGTCAGCCGCCTAACCGTACTGCTCGTGCTGAAGATGAAGCTCTCAAGCTTGCGGAAGAAATTGGTTACCCATTGGTAGTGCGTCCTTCCTACGTATTAGGTGGCCGTGCGATGGAAATCGTTCATGACGGCCGTGATCTTGAGCGCTATATGCGTGAAGCGGTCAAAGTCTCTCATGACTCACCAGTGTTGCTAGATCGCTTTTTGAATGATGCGATCGAGTGTGATGTGGACTGCATTAGTGACGGTGAGCAGGTATTTATCGGTGGCGTGATGGAACACATTGAGCAAGCTGGTGTGCACTCAGGTGACTCTGCCTGTTCCTTGCCACCATATTCCTTATCTGACGAAACGATTGCAGAAATCAAACGTCAAACTGCAGCGATGGCTAAAGGTTTGAACGTTGTTGGTTTGATGAACGTACAGTTTGCGATTCAGCACGTCGATGGCAAAGATGTTATCTATGTACTCGAGGTAAACCCGCGTGCCTCTCGTACCGTTCCTTTTGTATCAAAAGCAACTGGTTTGCAGTTAGCGAAGATTGCAGCGCGCTGTATGGTGGGTCAAACACTAAAACAGCAGGGTATTTTGAATGAAGTGAAGCCAGCTTATTTCTCAGTAAAAGAAGCTGTATTCCCATTCAATAAGTTCCCTGGTATTGATCCGATCCTAGGTCCAGAGATGCGCTCTACGGGCGAGGTAATGGGTGTTGGTAAGACTTTTGGCGAAGCGCTTTTCAAATCCCAATTAGGCGCAGGAATTAAATTGCCTAAGAGTGGTACCGTGCTCTTGACGGTAAAAGATAGCGATAAGCCAAAGGCAGTTGAAGTGGCTAAACTGTTGCATCAATTGGGATTCCCCATGGTTGCTACTAAAGGTACTGCCGCAGCAATTGAGGCAGCTGGCTTACCAGTGCGTGTAGTCAATAAGGTGAAGGATGGTCGTCCACACATTGTTGACTTGATTAAGAATGGTGAGATCTCCTTGGTGTTTACTACAGTGGATGAGACCCGTACTGCAATTGCAGACTCCCGTTCCATTCGTACTAGCGCTCAAGCCAATAATGTGACCTACTACACTACGATTAGTGCGGCACGTGCGGTAATGGATGGTTTGATGACATCGCAAAATGGCAACAAAGGGTCACTTGAGGTGTATTCATTGCAAAATCTACACAAGACTCTCAATTAA
- the greA gene encoding transcription elongation factor GreA translates to MNTIPITKHGAELLKEELHRLKHVERPSVINAISEARAQGDLSENAEYDAAKEKQGFIEGRIQELEGKLSAAQIIDPASLDVNGRIVFGATVDLEDLEDGTKFTYQIVGDDEADIAVNKISISSPIARALISKEEGDVVAVQAPGGNREVEILAVRYI, encoded by the coding sequence ATGAACACAATCCCTATTACCAAGCATGGCGCAGAACTTCTCAAAGAAGAGTTGCATCGCTTAAAGCATGTAGAGCGCCCATCCGTGATTAATGCAATCTCTGAAGCGCGTGCACAAGGTGACCTGTCTGAGAATGCCGAGTACGATGCTGCCAAAGAAAAGCAAGGCTTTATTGAAGGCCGTATTCAGGAGCTTGAAGGAAAGCTATCGGCTGCACAGATCATTGATCCGGCTAGTCTAGATGTAAATGGTCGCATCGTATTCGGTGCCACTGTTGATCTCGAAGATCTAGAAGATGGCACGAAGTTTACTTATCAAATCGTCGGTGACGATGAGGCTGATATCGCAGTTAATAAGATCTCCATTAGTTCGCCTATTGCTCGCGCATTGATTAGCAAGGAAGAGGGCGATGTGGTTGCGGTTCAGGCTCCTGGTGGCAATCGCGAGGTAGAAATTCTTGCGGTCCGTTATATCTAA
- a CDS encoding DUF4149 domain-containing protein encodes MQTLEAPDHPVAQRLFIVIAGLWVGSILAVGYLVAPAIFSTMTDRQAAGMVAGSVFKLEAYVSLIVCIGLMVLANLLVNRGLSQFKFIRWLLLAMLLCAIAASFILIPWMNTLRDDALMQGMPVMLSPSATLFGRLHGVSSILFMLQSILGIFLVWRLTKR; translated from the coding sequence ATGCAGACTTTAGAGGCTCCAGATCACCCTGTAGCTCAAAGACTATTTATTGTGATTGCAGGTTTGTGGGTTGGTAGCATACTCGCGGTAGGTTATCTAGTTGCCCCAGCCATTTTCAGTACGATGACCGATCGCCAAGCTGCCGGAATGGTTGCTGGTAGCGTCTTTAAATTAGAGGCCTATGTTAGTTTGATTGTGTGCATTGGCCTGATGGTCTTGGCCAATCTCCTAGTGAATCGTGGTCTCAGTCAATTTAAGTTCATTCGCTGGCTCTTGTTGGCAATGTTGCTGTGTGCAATCGCAGCTAGCTTTATCTTGATTCCCTGGATGAACACGCTGAGAGATGATGCCCTAATGCAAGGTATGCCAGTAATGCTTTCTCCTTCAGCCACTTTGTTTGGAAGACTGCATGGTGTCTCCAGCATTCTGTTTATGCTCCAAAGCATTTTGGGGATTTTTTTAGTTTGGCGATTGACTAAGAGATAG